Proteins from a single region of Carassius gibelio isolate Cgi1373 ecotype wild population from Czech Republic chromosome B15, carGib1.2-hapl.c, whole genome shotgun sequence:
- the clptm1 gene encoding putative lipid scramblase CLPTM1, with translation MAAQETQAAQQSSVSNGEVSSNGAAASGQVAQTDATAQDPQQQQQQPNAWQVIKGVLFRIFIIWAISSWFRRGPSTPDPSTPAGAPRLPSRNLFPKDTLMDLYVYISENEIFTDFNNTEALFMYQQDLVYGDWTTGESGDGCYEHYKELDLSEGLKQNGSIYIHVYFTKSGFHPDPKRKGQYRRLSTVHATRMLNKYKRRKFLKTKNLLTGETEADPEMIKRAESHGPVEIISHWHPNLTINMVDDHTAWVKGSVPPPLDQHVKFDAVSGDYYPIVYFNDYWNLQKDYYPINDTLENLPLRLTYCPLSLWRWQLYAAQNARSPWNFLAEDTYEQSDEDQDSVKVALLETNPYLLGLTIVVSIVHSIFEFLAFKNDIQFWNSRQSLEGLSVRSIIFGVFQSLVVLLYILDNETNFVVQVSVFIGLLIDFWKITKVMDVRLDRENRIAGIFPRLIFKDKSTYVDSSTKIYDDMAFKYLSWLLYPLFGCYAVYSLLYVEHKGWYSWVLSMLYGFLLTFGFITMTPQLFINYKMKSVAHLPWRMLTYKALNTFIDDLFAFVIKMPMMYRIGCLRDDVVFFVYLYQRWIYRVDPNRVNEFGTSGVQQSKDSPAQPTAAITDKPDGEKKND, from the exons ATGGCGGCGCAGGAGACTCAAGCAGCGCAGCAGTCGTCCGTAAGCAACGGAGAG GTGAGCAGTAATGGGGCAGCTGCCTCAGGTCAGGTAGCTCAGACAGATGCGACTGCACAGGACccacaacaacagcaacagcagcCCAATGCCTGGCAGGTGATTAAAGGTGTCCTCTTTAG GATTTTTATCATCTGGGCTATAAGTAGCTGGTTCCGCAGAGGTCCTTCAACTCCAGATCCCAGCACTCCCGCTGGAGCTCCACGACTGCCCAGCCGAAACCTCTTCCCCAAGGACACCCTTATG gatttatatgtatatatctctGAGAATGAGATATTTACAGATTTTAACAATACAGAAGCACTGTTCATGTACCAGCAAGATCTGGTTTATGGAGATTGGACCACAGGGGAGTCGGGAGATGGCTGCTATGAGCATTACAAAGAACTGGATCTCTCTGAG GGTTTGAAGCAGAACGGCTCAATATACATCCACGTTTACTTCACCAAGAGTGGCTTCCACCCAGACCCCAAACGCAAGGGCCAGTACCGCAGGCTGTCCACGGTCCATGCCACTCGAA TGCTCAACAAGTACAAGAGGAGGAAGTTCCTCAAGACCAAGAACTTGTTGACGGGAGAAACCGAAGCGGATCCAGAAATGATCAAG AGGGCTGAGAGTCATGGGCCTGTGGAGATCATATCACATTGGCATCCCAACCTCACTATCAACATGGTAGACGATCACACAGCTTGGGTGAAAGGCTCTGTCCCCCCACCTCTTGACCAgc ATGTGAAGTTTGATGCAGTGAGTGGAGACTACTATCccattgtttatttcaatgactACTGGAACCTGCAGAAGGACTATTACCCTATAAACGATACCCTGGAGAATCTGCCCCTCCGACTCACCTACTGCCCCCTCTCCTTGTGGCGCTGGCAGTTATATGCCGCCCAGAACGCCCGCTCCCCCTGGAACTTCCTGGCAGAGGACACTTACGAGCAGTCAGATGAGGACCAGGACTCTGTCAAG GTGGCTCTACTTGAGACCAACCCCTACCTCCTGGGACTGACCATCGTTGTTTCCATCGTCCACAGCATTTTTGAGTTCTTGGCCTTCAAGAATG ATATCCAGTTCTGGAACAGCCGTCAGTCTCTGGAGGGGCTGTCTGTGCGCTCCATCATATTCGGGGTGTTCCAGTCTCTGGTAGTGCTGCTCTATATCCTGGACAATGAGACCAATTTTGTCGTCCAGGTCAGCGTATTCATCGGCCTGCTCATCGACTTCTGGAAGATTACCAAAGTCATGGATGTCAGG CTGGACAGAGAAAACAGGATTGCTGGAATTTTCCCACGATTGATATTCAAAGACAAGTCCACATATGTGGACTCTTCAACAAAAATCTATGATGAC ATGGCTTTTAAGTATCTATCCTGGCTGTTGTACCCTCTCTTTGGGTGCTACGCAGTTTATAGCTTATTATATGTGGAACACAAAGGCTGGTACTCTTGGGTGCTCAGTATGCTTTATGGGTTCTTGTTAACCTTCG GGTTCATCACCATGACACCGCAGCTCTTCATCAACTACAAGATGAAGTCAGTGGCCCATCTTCCCTGGAGGATGCTCACATACAAGGCCCTGAATACCTTTATTGATGACTTGTTTGCCTTCGTCATCAAGATGCCAATGATGTACAGAATAGGTTGTCTCCGAGATG ATGTAGTCTTCTTCGTCTATCTGTACCAGCGCTGGATTTACAGAGTGGATCCCAACCGTGTGAATGAGTTTGGGACCAGCGGAGTGCAGCAGAGCAAGGACAGCCCAGCCCAGCCAACCGCTGCCATCACAGATAAACCAGACGGGGAGAAGAAGAATGATTAA
- the mos gene encoding proto-oncogene serine/threonine-protein kinase mos, giving the protein MPSPIPITRLLPKNFGLEFGACSSPISKTASGSTLRVPTNAFHGKIAHRLWSSVIHWRELKAVEPIGSGGFGTVFKGTYFDETVAVKKVKCVKNKLASRQSFWAELNAAHLHHQSIVRVIAATTCTPAHLSNKDNIGTIVMEFAGALNLQQLIYGLADPLPMDKCVKYSMDIARALQHLHAHGIVHLDVKPANVLVSEQGVCKLADFGCSFKLSSKGDTVTHLSEIGGTFTHRAPELLKGEEVSPRADVYSFGITMWQLLTREPPYEGDRQCILYAVVAYNLRPCITRDVFIQSSLGQKCQTLISLCWDGDPSIRPTADQLLHELSVLL; this is encoded by the coding sequence ATGCCGTCACCAATCCCCATCACCCGACTGTTGCCGAAGAATTTTGGGCTGGAGTTTGGCGCGTGCAGCAGCCCAATATCCAAAACTGCGAGTGGATCTACGCTGCGCGTGCCCACAAACGCGTTTCACGGTAAAATCGCGCACAGGCTTTGGTCCTCCGTGATCCACTGGCGAGAGCTGAAGGCTGTGGAGCCCATCGGCAGCGGTGGATTCGGTACGGTGTTCAAAGGCACATACTTTGACGAGACTGTTGCTGTGAAGAAAGTGAAATGTGTGAAAAACAAACTGGCCTCGAGGCAAAGTTTCTGGGCGGAACTCAATGCGGCGCACCTGCACCATCAAAGCATCGTGCGCGTGATCGCAGCCACCACGTGCACTCCTGCGCACCTCAGCAACAAAGACAACATCGGAACGATTGTTATGGAGTTCGCGGGCGCCCTAAACCTACAGCAGCTCATTTACGGGCTCGCGGACCCGTTGCCTATGGACAAATGCGTGAAATATTCAATGGACATCGCGCGTGCGCTCCAGCATTTGCACGCGCACGGCATAGTCCACTTGGATGTAAAACCTGCCAATGTTTTGGTATCAGAACAGGGTGTTTGTAAACTGGCAGATTTTGGGTGCTCTTTCAAACTATCCAGTAAAGGCGACACCGTGACGCACCTGAGTGAAATCGGTGGCACGTTCACGCACCGCGCGCCCGAGCTACTGAAGGGAGAGGAGGTTTCTCCGCGCGCAGACGTTTACTCGTTCGGCATCACGATGTGGCAGCTCCTCACCCGAGAACCGCCGTATGAGGGCGACAGACAGTGTATCCTGTACGCCGTCGTGGCTTATAATCTGCGCCCTTGCATCACTAGGGATGTTTTTATCCAGTCTTCTCTTGGACAGAAGTGTCAAACACTGATCAGTCTGTGTTGGGACGGCGACCCCAGCATCCGACCCACCGCGGATCAGCTCCTTCATGAACTCTCCGTTCTGTTGTGA